A region of the Peptococcaceae bacterium genome:
CCTGGGCTATTTCATCCTTGACACCATGGAGAAAAGAGAATTCGCCGCGATGTACGCTGGAATACTGGCCATGGGGCTGCTGGGAGTCGCCAGCTACTTGCTCGTCGACCTTTTGGAAAACCGCTTTTGCCGCTGGAACAGGTTCTAATGCCGGAGCCGGCCGGGGTAACCCGGCCGGCATTATTATAAGACAGTCAATCACAGTAAATTTCGCTAAATAATTTTATGGACATATGCCCATAATATATGTTATACTACTAATGAGCATATGCTTATTAACACCCAAGAATACCATTTAATAAACCAGGAGGATGAATGAAATGAAGTTAGCTGTGAGCTCGAAGGGCGAAAACCCTGACAGTCCCCTCGACGAAAGGTTCGGACGGGCGCCCTTTTTTATCGTCTATGACCTGGAAAACGACACCTGCACCTGCATCGACAACAAGCAGAATTACAACTCCCCGCAGGGCGCCGGAATCCAGTCGGCCCAAAATGTCGTCAATGCCGGCGCAGGCGTAGTAATCACTGGAAACGTAGGACCGAAAGCTTTCCAGGTCCTTAAAGCCTCCGGCGTGAAAGTGTGCCTGGCAGAGGGAATGACCGTAAAGGAAGCCA
Encoded here:
- a CDS encoding NifB/NifX family molybdenum-iron cluster-binding protein, whose product is MKLAVSSKGENPDSPLDERFGRAPFFIVYDLENDTCTCIDNKQNYNSPQGAGIQSAQNVVNAGAGVVITGNVGPKAFQVLKASGVKVCLAEGMTVKEAINMYKQGRLSTAETNNIEGHWV